From Epinephelus lanceolatus isolate andai-2023 chromosome 12, ASM4190304v1, whole genome shotgun sequence, the proteins below share one genomic window:
- the LOC117272487 gene encoding ras-related protein Rap-2b-like, with amino-acid sequence MREYKVVVLGSGGVGKSALTVQFVTGSFIEKYDPTIEDFYRKEIEVDSSPSVLEILDTAGTEQFASMRDLYIKNGQGFILVYSLVNQQSFQDIKPMRDQIIRVKRYERVPMILVGNKVDLEGEREVSSGEGKALAQDWNCPFMETSAKNKGSVDELFAEIVRQMNYSTVPSGGDQCCSCVLL; translated from the coding sequence ATGAGGGAGTACAAAGTGGTTGTTTTGGGGTCGGGTGGAGTCGGGAAATCGGCGCTGACGGTCCAGTTCGTGACGGGCTCCTTCATCGAGAAGTACGACCCCACGATAGAGGATTTCTACAGGAAGGAGATCGAGGTGGACTCCTCTCCGTCCGTGCTGGAGATCCTGGACACGGCGGGGACCGAGCAGTTCGCCTCCATGCGAGACCTGTACATCAAGAACGGCCAGGGCTTTATTTTGGTTTACAGCCTGGTGAACCAGCAGAGCTTCCAGGACATCAAGCCCATGAGAGACCAGATCATCCGGGTGAAGAGATACGAGAGGGTGCCCATGATCCTGGTGGGAAACAAGGTGGAcctggagggggagagagaggtgtCTTCCGGGGAAGGCAAGGCGCTGGCCCAGGACTGGAACTGCCCGTTTATGGAAACCTCAGCCAAAAATAAAGGATCAGTGgatgagctgtttgcagagataGTCAGACAGATGAACTATTCCACTGTTCCCAGTGGTGGCGACCAGTGCTGCTCATGTGTCCTGCTCTAA
- the mbnl1 gene encoding muscleblind-like protein 1 isoform X28: MAMLAQQMQLANAMMPGTQLPPMVRGHTRMNIPQLLPTPMFSMTPGLATNASAAAAAAAAAFNPYLSPVSPGLMPQEIMPSTPVLMASSPTVSQVPNAAAAAAQKLLRTDRLEVCREYQRGNCSRGENDCRFAHPADSTMIDTNDNTVTVCMDYIKGRCSREKCKYFHPPAHLQAKIKAAQHQVNQATAAAAMTQSAVKSLKRPLDATFDLGIAPSVMAPLPKRAALEKANGASAVFNTGMLQYQQALASMQFQQQAAFLPSGSILCMTPAASVVPMMHGGTPATVSAATTSATSPFATASTNQDSSLSKLTTNEYMQLIPIISADHLSSHKYLTQM, encoded by the exons ATGGCCATGCTCGCTCAACAGATGCAGCTCGCCAACGCCATGATGCCTGGCACGCAGCTACCACCTATGGTGAGAGGACACACACGTATGAACATACCACAGCTACTGCCCACG CCCATGTTCTCGATGACGCCAGGCCTGGCTACCAAtgccagtgcagcagcagcagctgcagccgcAGCCTTTAATCCCTACCTGAGCCCTGTGTCACCAGGCCTGATGCCCCAGGAGATCATGCCCAGCACCCCTGTCCTCATGGCCTCCAGCCCCACCGTCAGCCAAGTCCCGAACGCTGCCGCTGCTGCGGCCCAGAAACTGCTGAGAACAGATAGACTTGAG GTGTGTCGGGAATATCAGAGGGGCAACTGTTCTCGGGGGGAGAACGACTGTCGCTTCGCCCACCCCGCAGACAGCACCATGATAGACACCAACGACAACACCGTCACCGTGTGCATGGACTACATCAAGGGTCGATGCTCTCGGGAAAAGTGCAAGTACTTCCACCCGCCAGCCCATCTGCAGGCCAAAATTAAGGCAGCCCAGCACCAGGTGAACCAGGCCACAGCCGCCGCGGCCATG ACTCAGTCGGCTGTCAAATCACTGAAGCGACCCCTCGACGCAACCTTTGACCTG GGCATCGCCCCTAGTGTCATGGCTCCCCTGCCCAAGCGGGCAGCCCTGGAGAAGGCCAACGGGGCCTCTGCCGTGTTTAACACCGGCATGCTCCAGTACCAACAGGCCCTGGCCAGCATGCAGTTTCAGCAACAGGCTGCTTTCCTCCCATCAG GCTCAATATTGTGCATGACACCTGCAGCCAGCGTTG TTCCCATGATGCACGGTGGTACTCCAGCCACTGTGTCTGCAGCCACCACATCTGCCACAAGCCCCTTCGCAACTGCCTCCACCAATCAG GACTCTTCCTTATCAAAGTTGACTACCAACGAATACATGCAATTG ATTCCAATAATATCTGCAGATCATCTGAGTAGTCACAAGTACTTGACTCAAATGTAG